The following coding sequences lie in one Methylosinus sp. PW1 genomic window:
- a CDS encoding thiamine phosphate synthase, with translation MSAISLDPFYLIVDSADWLPRLLPCGVRLVQLRVKDREEAALRAEIARARDLCAAHGALLVVNDYWRLAIELSCDFVHLGQSDLDTADIAAIRAHEIRLGVSTHDEAELERALALAPDYIALGPIYPTLLKQMAFAPQGLEKIGVWKRRIGAIPLVAIGGLTPERARAALAAGADSACVVTDILRAAEPEARAREWVEATDEKRLTTLRRSAIPL, from the coding sequence ATGAGCGCGATTTCGCTCGATCCCTTCTATCTCATCGTCGATTCCGCCGATTGGCTGCCCCGGCTGTTGCCTTGCGGCGTGCGGCTCGTGCAATTGCGCGTCAAGGATCGGGAGGAGGCGGCGCTGCGCGCGGAGATCGCCCGCGCTCGCGACCTTTGCGCCGCCCATGGCGCGCTGCTCGTCGTCAATGATTATTGGCGGCTCGCCATCGAGCTTTCCTGCGATTTCGTGCATCTCGGCCAGAGCGATCTCGACACGGCCGATATCGCCGCGATCCGCGCGCATGAAATAAGGCTCGGCGTCAGCACGCATGACGAGGCGGAGCTGGAGCGGGCGTTGGCGCTCGCCCCCGATTATATCGCGCTGGGGCCGATCTATCCCACCTTGCTGAAGCAAATGGCCTTCGCCCCGCAGGGGCTGGAGAAGATCGGCGTCTGGAAACGCCGCATCGGCGCGATTCCGCTCGTCGCCATCGGCGGGCTGACGCCGGAGCGCGCCCGCGCGGCGCTGGCGGCGGGGGCGGACAGCGCCTGCGTCGTCACCGATATATTGCGCGCCGCGGAGCCGGAGGCGCGCGCCCGCGAGTGGGTGGAGGCGACGGACGAAAAGCGTCTCACGACGCTCCGCCGATCGGCCATTCCCCTTTGA